In the Arachis ipaensis cultivar K30076 chromosome B10, Araip1.1, whole genome shotgun sequence genome, one interval contains:
- the LOC107621000 gene encoding uncharacterized protein LOC107621000 yields MKEDWLLVGDFNEIACPSEKKRGGKTDNQACRRFADWINACSLIDLGFVGSKYTWKGPKWEGLDRVFKRLDRALSNAEWRTRFPDARVDILTRTHSDHHPMMISLEPSILRNGRRPFRYEAMWSLHPDFEEFINQNWRSKEQLSVALDSLTKDLRVWNREIFGHIGRQKELYSEEDQNPPLLNTEISYPPLKEEISRNMDSIPTVAEIRKAIFSIGSLKAPGIDGFPALFYKENWNVIQKNVVDHVLHIWNNPCNIKECNQTLISLIPKVQVPESITQFRPIALCNVSYKCITKILVERIKPALDGRISPYQSSFIPGRKIQDNIIIAKEILHSMKKIKGKKGFMAIKYDFEKAYDRLRWSFLQQCLMEFGIPNLLVQIIMECILSVAYNVIWNGEKTEEFRPSRKIRQGDPILPYLFVIAMDKLSHLIEESAETLTWKEFKVGKEGSIITHLLFADDLLIFAEANTSQIDNVGRVMEKFCQASGLKVNRAKTSIVFSNNIKEHLRRAIKDKCNYQEQPSLGKYLGAMITNKRSTKENFKNVIQKMQSKLKRWKINCLSLAGRVTLAKSVITPIANYDMQHTLLPKGICNEIEKLQRSFIWGELQNMKKMHQMSWSTRCLPKNQEGLDISKIWKKNRMHFSWWLNNGKSVSFFNDRWLEGEGPLVLKANREINDEEKRMTIAHFVNEKGEWNRMLLSNYVEGQTYQSILNTTPPRKKGENDQIYWSHTTNGDFTIASAYQLLTNSGGMRSCTWKIIWKWQGPERIKTFTWLLAHERLLTAERKARMFGSNPFCHSCQSKVETLSHVMRDYPRAAKIWAKLLQPGIAAVFFNLPFSNWITFNLENGLGKSSQYEWRDLFLITYWMLWKWRNMELFSQPFQTPKNGAKIGWVKLNTDGAVEKNQKIAACGGLIRTNEGKWVAGFIANLGNCNVIHAELKGVFHGLEMAWDLGMRRMIVEMDFKEGVEFITRRKEDEERCCYNPLIQEIRRIKNRPWELQFRHTCREANRVADSLAKLALSKVKGFQFFDNPPDNLEQILDDDVKGIYTSHIVPCG; encoded by the exons ATGAAAGAAGACTGGCTCCTTGTTGGAGACTTCAACGAAATAGCTTGCCCGTCTGAAAAGAAAAGAGGAGGAAAGACGGACAATCAAGCTTGTAGAAGGTTTGCTGATTGGATAAATGCATGTTCTCTCATAGATTTGGGTTTTGTTGGATCTAAGTATACTTGGAAGGGTCCCAAATGGGAGGGGTTGGACAGAGTTTTCAAACGCCTTGATCGTGCCCTTTCTAATGCCGAATGGAGGACCAGATTCCCAGATGCTAGAGTGGACATCCTCACAAGAACACACTCAGATCACCACCCAATGATGATCTCCCTTGAACCGAGTATTTTGAGAAATGGTCGTAGACCGTTCAGGTATGAGGCTATGTGGAGTTTGCACCCGGATTTTGAAGAATTTATCAACCAAAATTGGAGGAGCAAAGAGCAACTTTCAGTAGCTCTTGACAGCCTCACAAAAGACTTGAGAGTGTGGAATAGAGAAATATTTGGTCACATTGGGCGTCAAAAG GAGCTCTATAGTGAAGAAGATCAGAACCCTCCCTTACTCAACACAGAGATCTCATATCCACCTCTTAAAGAAGAGATAAGCAGAAACATGGACAGCATCCCTACGGTGGCTGAAATCCGAAAAGCCATTTTTAGTATAGGCTCTTTAAAAGCTCCCGGAATAGATGGCTTTCCAGCTCTTTTTTATAAGGAAAATTGGAATGTGATCCAGAAGAATGTGGTAGATCATGTGTTGCACATTTGGAACAACCCCTGCAATATTAAAGAATGTAATCAGACTCTTATCTCTCTCATACCTAAAGTTCAGGTACCTGAATCTATCACTCAATTCAGACCAATTGCTTTATGTAATGTGAGTTATAAGTGTATTACAAAAATCTTGGTTGAACGTATAAAGCCTGCGCTTGATGGCAGAATTTCTCCCTATCAGTCTAGTTTTATTCctgggagaaaaatccaagacAATATCATTATTGCAAAAGAAATTCTGCATTCGATGAAAAAAATTAAAGGGAAGAAGGGCTTCATGGCTATCAAATATGATTTTGAGAAGGCGTATGACCGCCTTAGGTGGAGTTTTTTACAACAATGCCTCATGGAATTTGGAATCCCAAATCTCTTAGTTCAAATTATCATGGAATGTATATTATCAGTAGCTTATAATGTGATTTGGAATGGTGAAAAAACAGAAGAGTTCAGACCATCAAGAAAAATTAGACAAGGGGATCCAATTTTACCCTATTTATTTGTTATAGCAATGGATAAACTATCCCATCTTATTGAAGAGAGCGCAGAAACTTTGACTTGGAAGGAGTTTAAAGTGGGAAAGGAAGGCTCTATCATTACCCATTTGCTATTTGCAGATGACTTGCTAATATTTGCAGAGGCTAATACTTCTCAGATTGATAATGTGGGAAGAGTGATGGAGAAGTTTTGTCAGGCTTCGGGACTCAAGGTGAACAGAGCCAAAACCTCAATAGTATTCTCAAACAATATTAAGGAGCATCTCAGGAGAGCCATCAAGGATAAATGCAACTATCAGGAACAACCAAGTCTGGGTAAGTATTTAGGGGCCATGATTACCAACAAGCGCTCAAccaaagaaaattttaaaaatgttatCCAGAAGATGCAGAGCAAACTTAAAAGGTGGAAGATAAACTGTTTATCATTAGCTGGGAGGGTTACTTTGGCAAAATCTGTGATTACTCCCATTGCCAATTACGACATGCAGCATACTTTACTTCCAAAGGGGATTTGTAATGAAATTGAAAAGCTGCAGCGTAGTTTTATATGGGGAGAATTGCAGAATATGAAAAAGATGCATCAGATGAGTTGGTCAACTCGTTGCCTTCCCAAAAATCAGGAGGGCTTG gatatttcaaaaatttggaaGAAAAATCGAATGCACTTCTCATGGTGGTTGAATAATGGTAAATCAGTTAGTTTTTTCAATGACAGATGGCTAGAAGGAGAGGGGCCTTTAGTTTTGAAGGCTAATAGAGAAATAAATGATGAAGAAAAAAGAATGACAATAGCTCATTTTGTTAATGAAAAAGGAGAGTGGAATAGAATGCTATTAAGCAATTATGTAGAAGGACAGACTTATCAAAGCATCCTCAATACAACCCCTCCAAGAAAGAAAGGGGAAAATGATCAGATTTATTGGAGCCATACAACAAATGGTGATTTCACCATAGCCTCAGCATATCAGCTCCTAACAAATTCAGGAGGAATGAGAAGTTGCACTTGGAAGATAATTTGGAAGTGGCAAGGGCCAGAACGAATCAAAACATTTACATGGTTATTAGCTCATGAAAGACTCCTCACTGCTGAAAGAAAAGCCAGAATGTTTGGTTCCAACCCTTTCTGTCATAGCTGCCAAAGTAAAGTTGAGACCCTATCTCATGTGATGAGGGACTATCCAAGGGCAGCGAAAATTTGGGCAAAACTGCTACAACCAGGCATTGCAGCTGTGTTCTTCAATCTACCCTTCTCGAATTGGATAACATTTAATTTGGAGAATGGGTTGGGCAAGTCGAGTCAATATGAATGGCGGGATCTTTTCCTTATTACTTACTGGATGCTGTGGAAGTGGAGAAACATGGAGCTCTTCTCTCAGCCATTCCAAACACCAAAGAATGGGGCGAAAATC GGATGGGTAAAACTCAACACTGATGGGGCAGTGGAGAAGAACCAAAAAATTGCAGCTTGCGGGGGCTTGATTAGAACTAATGAAGGAAAATGGGTAGCAGGATTTATTGCTAATTTAGGTAATTGCAATGTTATACATGCAGAATTAAAGGGGGTTTTTCACGGATTGGAAATGGCTTGGGATCTGGGTATGAGAAGGATGATAGTGGAGATGGATTTCAAAGAAGGAGTGGAGTTCATCACAAGAAGAAAAGAGGATGAGGAAAGATGCTGTTACAATCCGCTTATTCAAGAGATCCGAAGAATTAAAAACAGACCTTGGGAGCTTCAGTTCAGACATACTTGCAGAGAGGCAAATAGAGTGGCTGATTCACTTGCAAAATTGGCTTTAAGCAAAGTTAAAGGGTTCCAGTTTTTTGATAACCCTCCTGACAATTTAGAGCAAATTCTCGATGATGATGTAAAAGGAATATATACATCCCATATAGTACCTTGTGGatag
- the LOC107620999 gene encoding uncharacterized protein LOC107620999, whose product MAVLENMAAAMQTTAEMLGQQAGNRNGGGGNGLNGGNGGPMTLAGMTTLMRRIIGSKVWKELCKLSTCQRVSTWSLPLIGWKEKLSSGGKNLAVCYSKVMLLLLGMLFRTEFYKKYFWNLVRAAKELELMQLKEGSMTMAEYTNKFEELCRFSKVCQGASEGYEEWKCIKYEGDLRSDIMSAMVPMEI is encoded by the exons ATGGCCGttttggagaacatggctgctgccaTGCAGACTACTGCTGAGATGTTGGGACAACAAGCCGGGAATAGGAACGGTGGAGGAGGCAATGGATTGAATGGGGGAAACGGAGGGCCGATGACCTTGGCT GGTATGACAACCCTAATGAGGCGGATAATTGGTTCTAAGGTATGGAAAGAGCTTTGCAAGCTCAGCACGTGCCAGAGGGTCAGTACGTGGAGTTTACCACTTATTGGCTGGAAGGAGAAACTCAGTTCTGGTGGCAAGAATCTCGCCGTTTGTTACAGCAAGGTGATGCTGTTATTACTTGGGATGCTTTTCAGGACTGAGTTTTACAAGAAGTACTTCTGGAACTTAGTAAGGGCGGCGAAGGAATTGGAACTGATGCAGTTGAAGGAAGGTTCTATGACTATGGCTGAATATACCAACAAGTTTGAGGAGTTGTGCCGATTTTCCAAAGTTTGCCAAGGTGCTTCGGAGGGTTATGAGGAGtggaaatgcattaagtatgaaggtgATCTTCGGAGTGATATCATGAGTGCCATGGTCCCTATGGAAATTTGA